From Pseudonocardia autotrophica, one genomic window encodes:
- the trmD gene encoding tRNA (guanosine(37)-N1)-methyltransferase TrmD, which yields MRIDVVTIFPAYLDPLREALLGRAVERGLLEIAVHDLRRWTHDVHQAVDDAPYGGGPGMVMRPQVWGEALDEVLPAGPQPARLVVPTPAGRPFTQTTARAWADEQRLVFACGRYEGIDERVLLDARARGIEVDEVSIGDYVLVGGEVAVLVMVEAVARLLPGVLGNPRSAAEDSFSDGLLEGPSYTRPETWRELAVPDVLRGGNHAAIARWRRDRALERTRDRRPDLLDALPPDALDAADRAVLAAGRAVDEGDPNER from the coding sequence GTGCGGATCGACGTCGTCACCATCTTCCCGGCCTACCTGGACCCGCTGCGCGAGGCGCTGCTGGGGCGGGCCGTCGAGCGCGGCCTGCTGGAGATCGCGGTACACGACCTGCGCCGCTGGACGCACGACGTGCACCAGGCCGTCGACGACGCCCCGTACGGCGGTGGTCCCGGGATGGTGATGCGCCCGCAGGTGTGGGGTGAGGCGCTCGACGAGGTGCTGCCGGCCGGTCCACAACCGGCCCGGCTGGTGGTGCCGACCCCGGCCGGACGCCCGTTCACCCAGACCACCGCGCGGGCCTGGGCCGACGAGCAGCGGCTGGTGTTCGCCTGCGGCCGCTACGAGGGCATCGACGAGCGGGTGCTGCTCGACGCCAGGGCCCGGGGGATCGAGGTCGACGAGGTCTCGATCGGCGACTACGTGCTCGTCGGCGGCGAGGTCGCGGTGCTGGTGATGGTCGAGGCGGTCGCGCGGCTGCTGCCCGGGGTGCTCGGGAACCCGCGGTCGGCGGCCGAGGACTCGTTCTCCGACGGGCTCCTCGAAGGGCCCTCCTACACCCGTCCGGAGACCTGGCGCGAGCTCGCCGTGCCGGACGTCCTGCGTGGCGGCAACCATGCCGCGATCGCCCGCTGGCGCCGGGACCGTGCACTCGAACGGACCCGCGACCGCCGGCCCGACCTGCTCGACGCCCTCCCGCCGGACGCGCTCGACGCCGCCGACCGCGCGGTGCTGGCCGCCGGCCGAGCCGTCGACGAGGGCGACCCGAACGAGCGCTGA
- a CDS encoding helix-turn-helix domain-containing protein — translation MSDATAVAAAASSKDPSIGLAAVAALRGLQESLEELQVTNARDRGWSWQQIAEALQISRQAVHKKYRRLGL, via the coding sequence ATGAGTGATGCGACGGCGGTGGCGGCGGCGGCGTCCAGCAAGGACCCGTCCATCGGTCTGGCGGCGGTGGCCGCCCTGCGTGGGCTGCAGGAGTCCCTGGAGGAGCTCCAGGTGACCAACGCCCGTGACCGGGGCTGGTCCTGGCAGCAGATCGCCGAGGCGTTGCAGATCAGCCGGCAGGCGGTGCACAAGAAGTACCGCCGGCTCGGCCTGTAG
- a CDS encoding YraN family protein, with the protein MAAKDELGRRGEDTAAEYLQREHGMVVLSRNWRCRAGELDIVATDRERRLVVCEVKTRSGTRFGEPAEAITAHKIRRIRGLAHEWMAAHRLPWLELRFDVVAVLMPPGGPATLVHYPGAF; encoded by the coding sequence ATGGCTGCGAAGGACGAGCTCGGCCGCCGCGGTGAGGACACCGCCGCCGAGTACCTACAGCGGGAACACGGAATGGTCGTGCTGTCCCGCAACTGGCGGTGCCGGGCGGGCGAGCTCGACATCGTGGCGACCGACCGGGAACGCCGGCTCGTCGTCTGCGAGGTGAAGACCCGCTCCGGCACCCGGTTCGGCGAGCCCGCCGAGGCGATCACCGCGCACAAGATCCGGCGGATCAGGGGTCTCGCGCACGAGTGGATGGCCGCCCATCGCCTGCCCTGGCTGGAGCTGCGGTTCGACGTCGTCGCCGTGCTGATGCCGCCGGGCGGGCCCGCGACGCTGGTGCACTACCCGGGCGCGTTCTGA
- a CDS encoding amidohydrolase family protein, translating into MSDLPAAGWRLRGTLLGPDGAQGADLYVDGSGRISPEPLPGAEDLTTDGWIVPGLVDAHCHVGLGPSGPIADLEECADQARTDRDAGTLLIRDCGSPVDTSALQLRDDLPEIIRAGRHVARPKRYIPGLAAELDDPRLLVDEVRTQAARGDGWVKLVGDWIDRGLGDGADLAPLWPDEVLAEAIGAAHEMGARVTAHVFGTDALPGLIGAGIDCIEHGTGLTDDLISEMARRGTALVPTLINVETFPSIAEQATRYPRYAGHMRDLHAHAWETVGRAIEAGVPVYAGTDAGGGIRHGRIADEIAELARAGHPDPIGAASWSARAWLGRPAGPAPGAPADLVVYDRDPRDDLGVLRDPSVVVIRGRRVSVGA; encoded by the coding sequence ATGTCGGATCTTCCTGCCGCGGGGTGGCGGCTGCGCGGAACACTGCTGGGCCCGGACGGCGCGCAGGGTGCCGATCTGTACGTGGACGGCTCCGGGCGGATCAGCCCGGAGCCGCTGCCCGGCGCGGAGGACCTGACCACCGACGGCTGGATCGTCCCCGGCCTGGTCGACGCGCACTGTCACGTCGGTCTGGGCCCCAGCGGGCCGATCGCGGACCTGGAGGAGTGCGCCGATCAGGCGCGCACCGACCGGGACGCGGGCACGCTGCTGATCCGGGACTGCGGTTCGCCGGTGGACACCTCGGCCCTGCAGCTCCGCGACGACCTTCCGGAGATCATCCGGGCCGGCCGGCACGTGGCCCGGCCCAAGCGCTACATCCCGGGCCTGGCCGCCGAGCTGGACGACCCGCGACTGCTCGTCGACGAGGTCCGTACCCAGGCCGCCCGCGGCGACGGCTGGGTGAAGCTGGTCGGCGACTGGATCGACCGGGGTCTGGGTGACGGCGCCGATCTCGCGCCGCTCTGGCCGGACGAGGTGCTCGCCGAGGCCATCGGCGCCGCGCACGAGATGGGTGCCCGGGTCACCGCGCACGTCTTCGGCACCGACGCGCTCCCCGGGCTGATCGGCGCCGGGATCGACTGCATCGAGCACGGCACCGGCCTGACCGACGACCTGATCTCCGAGATGGCCCGCCGGGGGACCGCGCTGGTCCCGACGCTGATCAACGTGGAGACGTTCCCGTCGATCGCCGAGCAGGCCACCCGCTACCCGCGCTACGCCGGGCACATGCGGGACCTGCACGCACACGCCTGGGAGACCGTCGGCCGGGCGATCGAGGCCGGGGTTCCGGTGTACGCGGGCACCGACGCGGGCGGCGGCATCCGGCACGGCCGGATCGCCGACGAGATCGCCGAGCTGGCCCGTGCCGGGCATCCCGATCCGATCGGCGCCGCCAGCTGGTCGGCACGGGCCTGGCTGGGCCGTCCGGCCGGTCCGGCCCCGGGGGCGCCCGCCGATCTCGTCGTCTACGACCGTGATCCGCGCGACGACCTCGGCGTGCTCCGGGACCCGTCGGTGGTCGTGATCCGGGGCCGTCGGGTATCTGTGGGGGCATGA
- the rpsP gene encoding 30S ribosomal protein S16: protein MAVKIKLMRLGKIRQPYYRVVVADSRTRRNGRAIETIGKYHPKNEPSLIEIDSQRAQYWLGVGAQPTESVQNLLEITGDWQKFKGLPGTEGTLKPQPEKVDKLARFQQALAEANDEPSTAATTPKKKGGNERVGKTADAAPAEAATKSDDVVDATKDADAPAAES, encoded by the coding sequence GTGGCCGTCAAGATCAAGCTGATGCGTCTGGGCAAGATCCGTCAGCCGTACTACCGCGTCGTCGTCGCGGACTCCCGTACGCGCCGCAACGGTCGGGCCATCGAGACGATCGGCAAGTACCACCCGAAGAACGAGCCGAGCCTGATCGAGATCGACTCGCAGCGGGCGCAGTACTGGCTGGGTGTCGGCGCGCAGCCGACCGAGTCGGTGCAGAACCTGCTGGAGATCACCGGCGACTGGCAGAAGTTCAAGGGCCTGCCGGGCACCGAGGGCACCCTCAAGCCGCAGCCGGAGAAGGTCGACAAGCTCGCCCGGTTCCAGCAGGCGCTGGCCGAGGCGAACGACGAGCCGTCGACCGCGGCCACCACGCCGAAGAAGAAGGGTGGCAACGAGCGGGTCGGCAAGACCGCCGACGCCGCCCCGGCCGAGGCCGCCACGAAGAGCGACGACGTCGTCGACGCCACCAAGGACGCCGACGCGCCTGCCGCCGAGTCGTGA
- a CDS encoding CPBP family intramembrane glutamic endopeptidase, whose protein sequence is MSFTPGSPGQYGPGPGAPHAGPIGAGPPPNPEPPIGPFGLSPSPTPRVRWGLWAFVVVEVVFLGASAAMAWTVGVGSAAGVLVAIAVPTMLAALTCILWTIWRGDGPAIDLGLRFRWEDVGVGLLLGIAGLFVTVPAAALYLYLVGPDLTTSVGVAFEGITATWPIALAVMFGVVVIAPVCEEIVYRGLLWNAVAKWITNRWVVFVITTLAFAVAHLEFLRAPLLFVVALPLGIARILTGRITASIVAHAVNNFLPGLMLALMLVGALPEV, encoded by the coding sequence ATGAGCTTCACGCCCGGGTCGCCGGGCCAGTACGGCCCCGGCCCGGGCGCACCGCATGCCGGGCCGATCGGTGCAGGCCCGCCGCCGAACCCGGAGCCGCCGATCGGGCCGTTCGGGCTGAGCCCGTCACCGACCCCGCGGGTGCGCTGGGGTCTCTGGGCCTTCGTGGTCGTCGAGGTCGTGTTCCTGGGCGCATCGGCGGCGATGGCCTGGACGGTCGGCGTCGGCTCCGCCGCAGGGGTGCTGGTGGCGATCGCGGTGCCGACGATGCTGGCCGCCCTGACCTGCATCCTGTGGACGATCTGGCGGGGTGACGGCCCGGCGATCGACCTGGGCCTGCGGTTCCGCTGGGAGGACGTCGGCGTCGGACTGCTGCTCGGCATCGCCGGGTTGTTCGTCACCGTTCCGGCCGCGGCGCTCTACCTGTACCTGGTCGGCCCGGACCTGACGACCTCGGTCGGGGTGGCGTTCGAGGGCATCACCGCGACCTGGCCGATCGCGCTCGCCGTGATGTTCGGGGTGGTGGTGATCGCCCCGGTCTGCGAGGAGATCGTCTACCGCGGGCTGCTCTGGAACGCGGTCGCGAAGTGGATCACCAATCGCTGGGTGGTCTTCGTGATCACCACGCTGGCGTTCGCCGTCGCGCACCTGGAGTTCCTGCGGGCGCCGCTGCTGTTCGTGGTGGCGCTGCCGCTGGGGATCGCGCGCATCCTCACCGGCCGGATCACCGCCAGCATCGTGGCGCACGCGGTGAACAACTTCCTGCCCGGCCTGATGCTGGCCCTCATGCTGGTCGGGGCGCTGCCCGAGGTCTGA
- the rimM gene encoding ribosome maturation factor RimM (Essential for efficient processing of 16S rRNA), giving the protein MTGPVPHDTDAGRASAEVLVGVVVRVHGLRGEVVVDARTDSPIDRFAPGSVLRAVRRSGTGPATLTVSSARPHSGRWLVLFDGVGDRDGAEALRGVQLLLPTAELDTPADPEEFHVHQLTGLRAELTDGTGAGTVVDVVHGPGGSLLVVRRPAGHDALVPFVGAIVPTVDLEGGRVVLDPPDGLLDPVED; this is encoded by the coding sequence GTGACGGGTCCCGTCCCGCACGACACCGACGCCGGCCGGGCCTCTGCGGAGGTCCTGGTCGGCGTCGTCGTACGTGTACACGGGCTGCGCGGCGAGGTCGTCGTCGACGCCCGGACCGACTCGCCGATCGACCGGTTCGCACCGGGATCGGTGCTGCGGGCCGTCCGGCGTAGCGGCACCGGCCCGGCAACTCTGACGGTGTCGTCCGCCCGCCCGCACTCCGGGCGCTGGCTGGTCCTGTTCGACGGGGTCGGCGACCGGGACGGGGCGGAGGCGCTGCGCGGTGTGCAGCTGCTGCTCCCGACCGCCGAGCTGGACACCCCGGCCGATCCGGAAGAGTTCCACGTCCATCAGCTCACCGGCCTGCGGGCCGAGCTGACCGACGGCACCGGTGCGGGGACCGTGGTCGACGTGGTGCACGGGCCGGGTGGTTCGTTGCTCGTCGTCCGGCGCCCGGCCGGGCACGACGCGCTGGTGCCGTTCGTCGGCGCCATCGTCCCGACCGTGGATCTCGAGGGCGGACGCGTGGTGCTCGATCCGCCGGACGGACTGCTCGACCCGGTCGAGGACTGA
- a CDS encoding ribonuclease HII, producing MLPDGLRPPRAVVRDAGSWTLQSVLQRYGLGPVAGVDEAGRGASAGPLVIAACVLRPGDAKALDGLTDSKLLTPSAREYWFGRITGRAVDRAVIVVPPAEVDRRGVHVANIEGMRRAVAGLTVAPPGYVLTDGFAVRGFGRPALAVPKGDQVAACIAAASVLAKVTRDRIMTELDAVHDRYGFAVHKGYNTPDHEAALYEHGPCAEHRFSFANVAAVAGRGAPIGLVHNEEVPEGNEEVPEGVDGAAEEADPTRWEPMEIVTGGAGR from the coding sequence GTGCTGCCCGACGGGCTGCGTCCGCCGCGTGCCGTGGTCCGCGACGCCGGGAGCTGGACGTTGCAGTCGGTGCTGCAGCGATACGGCCTCGGCCCGGTCGCTGGGGTGGACGAGGCGGGTCGCGGTGCGAGCGCGGGGCCGCTGGTGATCGCGGCGTGCGTGCTGCGCCCCGGCGACGCGAAGGCGCTCGACGGGCTCACCGACTCCAAGCTGCTGACGCCGTCGGCCCGGGAGTACTGGTTCGGCCGGATCACCGGGCGGGCCGTCGACCGGGCGGTGATCGTCGTCCCGCCGGCGGAGGTCGACCGGCGCGGCGTGCACGTCGCGAACATCGAGGGGATGCGGCGGGCGGTCGCCGGGCTCACCGTCGCACCCCCCGGGTACGTGCTGACTGACGGTTTCGCCGTGCGCGGGTTCGGCCGCCCGGCCCTCGCGGTGCCGAAGGGCGACCAGGTCGCGGCCTGTATCGCGGCCGCGTCGGTGCTGGCGAAGGTCACCCGGGACCGCATCATGACCGAGCTCGACGCCGTGCACGACCGGTACGGGTTCGCCGTGCACAAGGGCTACAACACCCCCGATCACGAGGCGGCACTGTACGAGCACGGACCGTGTGCGGAGCATCGGTTCTCGTTCGCGAACGTCGCCGCGGTGGCCGGGCGCGGGGCCCCGATCGGGCTGGTCCACAATGAGGAGGTCCCTGAAGGGAACGAGGAGGTCCCTGAGGGGGTGGACGGAGCCGCCGAGGAGGCGGATCCGACTCGATGGGAGCCGATGGAGATCGTCACAGGAGGAGCGGGCCGGTGA
- the rplS gene encoding 50S ribosomal protein L19 translates to MNTLDALEAQNLRSDIPNFRPGDTLKVHVKVIEGSRTRTQVFQGVVIRRHGAGSRETFTVRKISFGVGVERTFPVHTPNIDKIEVATRGDVRRAKLYYLRDLRGKAAKIKERRQAPSAS, encoded by the coding sequence ATGAACACCCTGGACGCTCTGGAGGCGCAGAACCTGCGCTCCGACATCCCGAACTTCCGGCCCGGGGACACGCTCAAGGTGCACGTGAAGGTCATCGAGGGCAGCCGGACCCGTACCCAGGTCTTCCAGGGTGTGGTCATCCGCCGGCACGGCGCCGGCTCCCGGGAGACCTTCACCGTCCGCAAGATCTCGTTCGGGGTCGGCGTGGAGCGCACCTTCCCGGTGCACACGCCGAACATCGACAAGATCGAGGTCGCGACCCGCGGTGACGTTCGCCGGGCGAAGCTGTACTACCTCCGTGACCTGCGCGGCAAGGCCGCGAAGATCAAGGAGCGTCGTCAGGCCCCGTCCGCGTCCTGA
- a CDS encoding DUF2469 domain-containing protein produces MSAEDLEKYETEMELTLYKEYRDIVAQFSYVVETERRFYLANSVDVAPRNADGEVYFEVRMSDAWVWDMYRPARFVKNVRVVTFKDVNIEELDTPDLRLPGDEAFPG; encoded by the coding sequence GTGAGCGCCGAGGATCTCGAGAAGTACGAGACCGAGATGGAGCTCACGCTCTACAAGGAGTACCGCGACATCGTCGCCCAGTTCTCCTACGTGGTGGAGACGGAGCGCAGGTTCTACCTGGCCAACTCGGTGGACGTCGCGCCGCGCAACGCCGACGGCGAGGTGTACTTCGAGGTGCGCATGTCCGACGCGTGGGTGTGGGACATGTACCGGCCCGCGCGGTTCGTGAAGAACGTGCGGGTGGTGACGTTCAAGGACGTCAACATCGAGGAGCTGGACACCCCCGACCTGCGGCTGCCGGGCGACGAGGCGTTCCCGGGCTGA
- the lepB gene encoding signal peptidase I, which yields MAFPELPDDRRARPRRYRGSDSPERPGRRRAPEAPPPADAPGGAGSEQDWLLGAALQHGVPPRSEDDPAEPASYGVRTRHAEPEPEDDRDMPGRYRNGYGTVAGEHRGRHGSGSNGVAAPDPDGYANGHQPGHSAPEGHGSHNGYVPPRAPGRGGPPGANGAVTDGPDSLRARYAGRLSEGESNGSGGRRRAEDRSWPPAGRPRQDDGDEPRAHRADGGELRSRRARPETDDPRSGRFRPREGAEPRSGHFRPPEADDPRSGHLRPPEADEFRSGRVRPPESDELRPGRTGGHRRAAGPAGAPPRSPGAEPRGGHRPPDAPGRHGGPANGSWIDPAAERGFDPAAGPGHDNGHARPVGRENGHARPAGRADGGYARPAAFDGPPPHTPDGPVRRRDAGRDGTLRPGPSGGRHGGEPGVPTGYEGAPRRRPAGPEHAPGPVAPRTAIGPDGAVAPPVRPQGPPSGRMPSAPLPRSPLPPEETTVFGGTPAPPRGAPPADDEFTPPDDAEAFESEPRRRRAGRPVPDAPEPSDEPDPDEQPDDAAAESTNSPRSGRHGVPAVGIAGRIAALTGRSKATQGEDGEKRQLAFWKELLLLAGVALLLTVLIQTFLAKVYVIPSGSMETTLHGCPGCTNDRVLVDKVTYNFTDVSPGDIVVFRGTEGWSAETSTGGGSTNPILRGLETVGSLVGFAPPDEKDFVKRVIAVGGQTVACCDALNQVMVDGQPLEEPYVYYLPEAGPARQIPFGPVTVPEGEYWMMGDSRNNSADSRAAGHGPIPDGNVIGKARLIVLPFDRFGWLGSANPQTATASAAPGLPDGLPLALGMMGALPFALGRRRMLRARAEAERFLPAVRPPSGWRRRS from the coding sequence GTGGCCTTCCCCGAGCTCCCCGATGACCGCCGGGCCCGCCCCCGGCGGTATCGCGGCAGCGATTCCCCCGAGCGCCCCGGTCGGCGACGGGCCCCCGAGGCCCCGCCGCCCGCGGACGCACCGGGTGGGGCGGGTTCCGAACAGGACTGGCTCCTGGGTGCTGCGCTGCAGCACGGCGTGCCGCCCCGGTCGGAGGACGATCCGGCCGAGCCCGCCTCGTACGGGGTGCGCACCCGGCACGCCGAGCCCGAGCCGGAGGACGACCGCGACATGCCCGGCCGCTACCGCAACGGGTACGGCACCGTTGCCGGTGAGCACCGCGGCCGGCACGGATCCGGGAGCAACGGAGTCGCCGCGCCGGATCCCGACGGGTACGCCAACGGACACCAGCCGGGACACAGCGCCCCGGAGGGGCACGGTTCGCACAACGGGTACGTGCCGCCGCGCGCCCCCGGCCGCGGCGGCCCGCCCGGGGCCAACGGGGCCGTGACCGACGGCCCCGACTCGCTGCGGGCCCGCTACGCCGGACGGTTGAGCGAGGGCGAGAGCAACGGGTCCGGCGGCCGCAGGCGGGCCGAGGACCGTTCCTGGCCGCCGGCCGGCCGGCCCCGCCAGGACGACGGCGACGAGCCCCGCGCGCATCGCGCCGACGGCGGCGAACTCCGGTCCCGCCGGGCCCGTCCCGAGACCGACGACCCCCGCTCCGGCCGGTTCCGCCCGCGCGAGGGCGCCGAGCCCCGCTCGGGCCACTTCCGGCCGCCGGAGGCCGACGACCCCCGCTCCGGCCACCTCCGCCCGCCGGAGGCCGACGAGTTCCGCTCCGGTCGCGTCCGCCCGCCGGAGAGCGACGAACTCCGCCCGGGGCGCACCGGCGGCCACCGCCGTGCTGCGGGACCGGCCGGAGCTCCGCCGCGGTCCCCGGGTGCGGAGCCGCGCGGCGGTCACCGGCCGCCCGACGCACCGGGCAGGCACGGCGGCCCCGCGAACGGCAGCTGGATCGACCCCGCCGCCGAGCGCGGGTTCGATCCGGCCGCCGGTCCGGGCCACGACAACGGTCACGCCCGTCCGGTCGGTCGGGAGAACGGTCACGCCCGGCCGGCCGGCCGCGCGGACGGCGGATACGCCCGTCCCGCGGCGTTCGACGGCCCCCCGCCACATACACCCGATGGCCCGGTCCGGCGCCGTGACGCCGGTCGTGACGGCACGCTCCGTCCCGGCCCGTCCGGCGGACGGCACGGTGGCGAGCCCGGCGTCCCCACCGGTTACGAGGGCGCCCCGCGACGTCGTCCGGCAGGCCCCGAGCACGCTCCCGGCCCGGTCGCCCCCCGCACAGCGATCGGCCCGGACGGTGCCGTCGCACCGCCGGTCCGCCCGCAGGGGCCACCGTCCGGCCGGATGCCCTCCGCCCCGCTCCCGCGCAGCCCGCTGCCGCCGGAGGAGACCACGGTGTTCGGCGGCACGCCCGCCCCGCCCCGGGGCGCACCGCCCGCCGACGACGAGTTCACCCCGCCCGATGATGCCGAGGCGTTCGAGTCGGAGCCGCGCCGGCGCAGGGCCGGCCGTCCGGTCCCGGATGCGCCCGAGCCGTCCGACGAGCCGGATCCCGACGAGCAGCCCGACGACGCCGCTGCCGAGAGCACGAACTCCCCGCGCTCGGGGCGGCACGGCGTGCCCGCGGTCGGGATCGCCGGCCGGATCGCCGCGCTCACCGGCCGGTCGAAGGCGACGCAGGGTGAGGACGGGGAGAAGCGCCAGCTCGCGTTCTGGAAGGAGCTGTTGCTGCTCGCCGGTGTCGCGCTGCTGCTGACGGTGCTGATCCAGACGTTCCTGGCGAAGGTCTACGTGATCCCGTCCGGGTCGATGGAAACGACCCTGCACGGCTGCCCCGGCTGCACGAACGACCGGGTGCTCGTCGACAAGGTGACGTACAACTTCACCGACGTGTCGCCGGGTGACATCGTGGTCTTCCGGGGAACGGAGGGCTGGAGCGCCGAGACCTCCACCGGCGGCGGATCGACCAACCCGATCCTGCGCGGGCTGGAGACGGTCGGCTCGCTCGTCGGTTTCGCCCCGCCGGACGAGAAGGACTTCGTCAAGCGGGTGATCGCGGTCGGCGGCCAGACGGTGGCCTGCTGCGACGCGTTGAACCAGGTCATGGTGGACGGCCAGCCCCTGGAGGAGCCCTACGTCTACTACCTGCCGGAGGCCGGTCCGGCCCGGCAGATCCCGTTCGGACCGGTGACGGTGCCCGAGGGCGAGTACTGGATGATGGGCGACTCCCGGAACAACTCGGCCGACTCCCGGGCGGCCGGGCACGGACCGATCCCGGACGGGAACGTCATCGGCAAGGCACGGCTGATCGTGCTGCCGTTCGACCGGTTCGGCTGGCTCGGCTCGGCCAATCCGCAGACCGCCACCGCGTCCGCGGCACCGGGGCTGCCCGACGGTCTCCCGCTGGCCCTCGGCATGATGGGGGCCCTGCCGTTCGCACTCGGCCGGCGTCGCATGTTGCGGGCCCGCGCCGAGGCCGAGCGGTTCCTGCCCGCAGTGCGCCCCCCGTCGGGGTGGCGCCGGAGATCCTGA
- a CDS encoding RNA-binding protein — MSVLADALEHLVRGIVDHPEDVRVELVTGRRGRIIEVRVHPDDLGKVIGRGGRTATALRNVIGGVGGRGVRVDVVDTDR, encoded by the coding sequence ATGAGCGTCCTCGCGGACGCGCTCGAGCATCTCGTGCGCGGCATCGTCGACCACCCCGAGGACGTCCGGGTGGAGCTGGTCACCGGGCGGCGCGGCCGGATCATCGAGGTCCGCGTGCACCCGGACGACCTGGGCAAGGTGATCGGCCGTGGTGGCCGGACCGCCACCGCGCTGCGCAACGTCATCGGCGGCGTGGGCGGCCGGGGCGTCCGGGTCGACGTGGTCGACACCGACCGGTGA
- a CDS encoding Clp protease N-terminal domain-containing protein — MFERFTDPARRAVVIAQEQARERGAGQIGPEHLLLGILRCPGSPGEELLSTAGMDIAVVDRGLAAGETGDAAALATLGIDLDEVRRAAEESFGPGALDRTRGRRWFAGHIPFEKASKKSLELALREAVQLGDRHIGTEHVLLGLLHPEHAASRVLAAHGVTLDGMRRAVSERRGRRAG; from the coding sequence ATGTTCGAGAGGTTCACCGACCCGGCCCGTCGGGCCGTGGTCATCGCTCAGGAGCAGGCGCGGGAGCGCGGTGCCGGGCAGATCGGCCCGGAGCACCTGCTGCTCGGGATCCTGCGCTGCCCCGGTTCGCCGGGGGAGGAGCTGTTGAGCACCGCGGGGATGGACATCGCGGTGGTCGACCGCGGACTCGCCGCCGGGGAGACCGGCGACGCGGCGGCTCTGGCCACGCTCGGCATCGACCTCGACGAGGTGCGCCGGGCCGCCGAGGAGTCGTTCGGCCCCGGCGCGCTGGATCGCACCCGCGGCCGACGGTGGTTCGCCGGGCACATCCCGTTCGAGAAGGCGTCGAAGAAGTCCCTGGAGCTCGCGCTGCGTGAGGCGGTCCAGCTGGGCGACCGGCACATCGGTACCGAACACGTGCTGCTCGGGCTGCTGCATCCCGAGCACGCGGCGTCCCGGGTGCTGGCCGCGCACGGTGTCACCCTGGACGGGATGCGCCGCGCGGTGTCCGAGCGGCGCGGTCGCCGGGCGGGCTGA